A region of Streptomyces halobius DNA encodes the following proteins:
- a CDS encoding threonine aldolase family protein, producing MDETVRTQEPGRDRERERSRGSRGGRGSSDSGPGGESGGAADQGSAPADRARLLAAWHDSTRMLAGGSSGETVRERLNRLLADAPGSYDLDDWLDMYGNGDGVVGELERRTADALGTEAAAFFPTGTMAQQVALRCWAGRTGNPTVAGHPLSHLEVHERDAYAVVSGLRMVHPTTGPRLPTAAEIHDLQEPFGALVLELPLRDAGFVLPEWDELTAVVEVAQEHDAVVHFDGARIWECGSYFGRSLPEIATLADSVYVSYYKSLDGISGAALAGTEDFVEEARAWRHRYGGQLFQQWPAALAALAGLDRELPRLPEYVAHAKIVAQALRDGLAEAGLPWFRVLPEVPHTHEFQVWLPYRADALNEAAVRQAEETRTTLFRKWYEEGPLGLSMTEVSVRSSALDWTTGDVRTALGDFLGRVGA from the coding sequence TTGGACGAGACCGTACGGACGCAGGAGCCGGGGCGCGATCGGGAGCGCGAGCGGAGCAGGGGAAGCAGAGGCGGCAGGGGAAGCTCGGACAGCGGCCCGGGCGGGGAGAGCGGGGGCGCGGCGGATCAGGGCAGCGCCCCGGCCGACCGGGCACGGCTGCTCGCGGCGTGGCACGACTCGACGCGGATGCTGGCGGGCGGCTCGTCGGGGGAGACGGTCCGCGAGCGGCTGAACCGTCTGCTGGCCGACGCCCCGGGCTCCTACGACCTGGACGACTGGCTCGATATGTACGGCAACGGCGACGGTGTGGTCGGCGAGCTGGAGCGCCGTACCGCCGACGCCCTGGGAACGGAGGCCGCCGCTTTCTTCCCGACCGGCACGATGGCGCAGCAGGTGGCGCTGCGCTGCTGGGCCGGCCGTACCGGCAACCCCACGGTCGCCGGGCACCCGCTCTCCCATCTGGAAGTGCATGAGCGCGATGCGTACGCGGTGGTCAGCGGGCTGCGCATGGTGCATCCCACGACCGGACCACGGCTGCCGACCGCCGCCGAGATCCATGACCTGCAGGAGCCCTTCGGCGCCCTCGTCCTTGAACTGCCCCTCCGTGACGCCGGGTTCGTGCTCCCGGAGTGGGACGAGCTGACGGCCGTCGTGGAGGTGGCGCAGGAGCACGATGCGGTGGTGCACTTCGACGGAGCGCGGATATGGGAGTGCGGCTCGTACTTCGGACGTTCACTCCCCGAAATAGCCACCCTCGCCGACAGCGTCTACGTCTCCTACTACAAGTCGCTGGACGGCATATCCGGCGCCGCCCTGGCGGGCACGGAGGACTTCGTCGAGGAGGCGCGGGCCTGGCGGCACCGGTACGGCGGGCAGCTGTTCCAGCAGTGGCCGGCGGCGCTGGCCGCGCTCGCCGGGCTGGACCGCGAACTGCCCCGCCTGCCGGAGTACGTGGCGCACGCCAAGATCGTCGCGCAGGCGCTACGAGACGGCTTGGCCGAGGCCGGTTTGCCGTGGTTCAGGGTGCTTCCGGAGGTACCGCACACCCATGAGTTCCAGGTGTGGCTGCCCTACCGGGCCGACGCACTGAACGAGGCCGCCGTGCGCCAGGCGGAGGAGACCAGAACGACGCTGTTCCGCAAGTGGTACGAGGAGGGCCCCCTCGGACTGTCGATGACGGAGGTGTCGGTCCGCTCATCGGCGCTGGACTGGACGACCGGGGACGTACGGACGGCGCTGGGGGACTTCTTGGGTCGGGTGGGGGCGTGA
- a CDS encoding helix-turn-helix domain-containing protein — protein sequence MVSERRRQFGEHLARLRRDAGKSQRQLAEFLCAVSCVRSSVTRNEVSRWERAERIPDSWLPALAEALNVPLDTLERAAAYARGESSGVPFDPAATLAELLPEGDPLAPLTAMTALGKAHDALSEQDDEQAPLWAYWICREELDVMDARVFTELRRPLRAVPLLTDVLSRYDATHALEVALYRSWLAVALMDADEPEQAAAEARRVVARSSGLASDRAAGRARAVLHQLRDCRDVPEVRSLLHDHGHLLSA from the coding sequence ATGGTCAGTGAGCGAAGGCGTCAGTTCGGCGAACACCTGGCACGGCTCCGGCGTGATGCCGGGAAGAGCCAGCGGCAGCTTGCCGAGTTCCTGTGCGCCGTCTCGTGTGTCCGCTCGTCCGTCACACGGAACGAGGTCTCCCGCTGGGAGCGCGCCGAGCGCATCCCGGATTCCTGGCTTCCAGCACTTGCCGAGGCGCTGAACGTCCCACTGGACACCTTGGAGCGGGCGGCGGCCTACGCGCGCGGAGAGAGCAGTGGCGTTCCGTTCGACCCTGCCGCCACGCTCGCCGAATTACTGCCAGAGGGCGACCCGTTGGCTCCGCTCACCGCGATGACCGCACTTGGGAAAGCTCACGACGCCTTGTCCGAGCAGGACGACGAGCAGGCGCCCTTGTGGGCCTACTGGATATGCCGTGAAGAGTTGGACGTCATGGACGCGCGGGTCTTCACCGAGCTGCGTCGGCCGCTGCGGGCGGTGCCGCTGCTGACGGACGTTCTGAGCCGGTACGACGCCACTCACGCCCTAGAGGTGGCGCTGTACCGGTCATGGCTTGCTGTCGCACTCATGGATGCCGATGAGCCCGAGCAGGCCGCTGCGGAAGCCCGACGGGTCGTCGCCCGGTCGTCCGGCCTGGCGAGCGACCGCGCCGCCGGGAGGGCCCGCGCCGTACTGCACCAGTTGCGCGACTGCCGAGACGTGCCCGAGGTGCGCAGCCTGTTGCACGATCACGGACATCTGCTGAGCGCGTAA
- a CDS encoding DUF5937 family protein → MSVWIDIAGLPGERIVFSPSPLAELGFALHTLAEPAHHPGLHGWTTATAAALKPDLADRLHEAVFLWGSTFSDITFAFAALPDRAGQPGTTLAEDLDLLDRLDDERYVAAALEISCTDSYCQGGPSPLVDARAREQALERATVRGPRQADFARRLLADPPAVRAWIRRLFEDCDQAFFADVWRRVGVQLAADARHKTEVLRRKGLAEALAEVSPAVSLDEERSRIVIDKMAHGRTTAGDPAVGPGVTLVPSSFGWPHVLALHAPGWRPGIVYPVAAPEVADPPSVELLESRLTALAHPMRVRICRNLARTAFTTGELAKANGISAPEVSRHLAILKKAGLIQTRRRGRYVLHQLDLMVVARLGSDFLEGILR, encoded by the coding sequence ATGAGTGTGTGGATCGATATCGCGGGGCTGCCCGGCGAGCGGATCGTCTTCAGCCCCTCGCCGCTGGCGGAACTGGGTTTCGCCCTGCACACGTTGGCCGAACCGGCCCACCATCCGGGCCTGCACGGCTGGACCACCGCGACCGCCGCCGCCCTCAAGCCCGATCTCGCCGACCGGCTGCATGAAGCGGTCTTCCTCTGGGGTTCGACGTTCTCCGACATCACCTTCGCGTTCGCCGCGCTCCCGGACCGTGCCGGGCAGCCGGGGACGACGCTCGCGGAGGACCTGGACCTGCTGGACCGGCTGGACGACGAGCGGTATGTGGCCGCGGCGCTGGAGATCTCCTGCACCGATTCCTACTGCCAGGGCGGTCCGTCACCGCTCGTCGACGCCCGCGCCCGCGAACAGGCACTGGAGCGGGCCACCGTCCGCGGCCCGCGCCAGGCGGACTTCGCCCGGCGACTGCTCGCCGACCCGCCCGCCGTACGTGCCTGGATCCGTCGGCTGTTCGAGGACTGTGACCAGGCATTCTTCGCGGACGTCTGGCGGCGCGTCGGGGTGCAACTGGCCGCCGACGCCCGGCACAAGACGGAGGTGCTGCGCCGCAAGGGGCTGGCCGAGGCGCTGGCGGAGGTGTCGCCCGCGGTGTCGCTGGACGAGGAGCGGTCCCGGATCGTCATCGACAAGATGGCCCATGGCCGGACCACGGCGGGCGACCCGGCGGTCGGCCCGGGGGTGACGCTCGTACCGTCCTCCTTCGGCTGGCCGCATGTGCTGGCGCTGCACGCGCCCGGCTGGCGGCCGGGGATCGTCTATCCGGTGGCGGCTCCGGAGGTGGCCGACCCACCGTCGGTGGAGCTGCTGGAGAGCCGGCTGACGGCGCTCGCCCACCCGATGCGCGTCCGGATCTGCCGCAACCTGGCGCGTACCGCCTTCACCACCGGCGAGCTGGCCAAGGCCAACGGCATCAGCGCGCCGGAGGTCTCCCGGCATCTGGCGATCCTCAAGAAGGCCGGGCTGATCCAGACACGGCGCCGTGGGCGGTATGTGCTGCATCAGCTGGACCTCATGGTGGTGGCACGGCTGGGCAGCGACTTCCTTGAGGGCATCTTGCGGTGA
- a CDS encoding response regulator gives MTIRVMLVDDQVLLRTGFRMVLAAQPDMEVVAEAGDGVEALEVLRSTQVDVILMDVRMPHLDGVEATRRICAGGQQEGAPKVLILTTFDLDEYAFSALKAGASGFMLKDVPPSELLAAIRAVESGDAVVAPSTTRRLLDRFTPMLPTTSAEPVRPELERLTDREREVLLLVAQGLSNGEIAERLVLSEATVKTHVGRILTKLNLRDRVQAVVLAYETGLVRAGGAGA, from the coding sequence ATGACCATCCGAGTGATGCTCGTCGACGACCAGGTGCTGCTCCGTACCGGCTTCCGGATGGTGCTCGCCGCGCAGCCCGACATGGAGGTTGTCGCGGAGGCGGGCGACGGCGTGGAGGCGCTGGAGGTGCTGCGCTCCACCCAGGTCGACGTGATCCTCATGGACGTCCGGATGCCGCATCTGGACGGGGTGGAGGCCACCCGGCGGATCTGCGCGGGCGGGCAGCAGGAAGGCGCGCCCAAGGTCCTCATCCTGACCACCTTCGACCTGGACGAATACGCCTTCTCCGCGCTGAAGGCCGGGGCCAGCGGATTCATGCTCAAGGACGTGCCGCCGAGCGAACTGCTCGCCGCGATCCGGGCGGTGGAGAGCGGCGACGCGGTCGTCGCGCCGTCCACCACCCGCCGGCTGCTGGACCGCTTCACGCCGATGCTGCCGACCACCTCCGCCGAGCCGGTGCGCCCCGAGCTGGAACGGCTGACGGACCGTGAGCGGGAGGTGCTGCTGCTGGTCGCGCAGGGCCTGTCGAACGGGGAGATCGCGGAGCGGCTGGTGCTGTCCGAGGCCACGGTGAAGACCCATGTGGGGCGGATCCTCACGAAGTTGAACCTGCGGGACCGGGTCCAGGCGGTGGTGCTCGCGTATGAGACGGGGCTGGTGCGGGCCGGGGGTGCGGGGGCGTAG
- a CDS encoding sensor histidine kinase, with amino-acid sequence MHRLYDFLRRHPTGVDTFWALLLLGFSGLSVASDVEDVNQAVAASLTVGLCLAVALRRKAPVKMLLLTLAIGVGQVIFNILPLFANLAMFVIAYTVASSPAVPRWASRSALAGALVGPTLALWRMWTLTMGRDLLMGAALVTLPLVLAWVLGDSVRTRRAYWAQLEEKADRLEKEREAQSRIAVAAERARIARELHDVVAHNVSVMVVQADGAAYVLDAAPDQARQALQTISGTGRQALAEMRRLLGVLRTGEQPEGGEYVPQPGVEQLADLVDQVRGAGLPVDFRVEGEPRPLPSSVELTAYRIVQEALTNTRKHGGPDVGATVRLSYKDDELDVLVEDDGRGAEHERYEAGGADGLGHGLIGMRERVGMVGGSLDAGPRQGGGFRIGAVLPLKPER; translated from the coding sequence GTGCACCGCCTCTACGACTTCCTCCGCAGGCACCCGACGGGAGTGGACACCTTCTGGGCCCTCCTCCTGCTCGGGTTCAGCGGACTGTCGGTCGCGTCCGACGTCGAAGACGTCAACCAGGCCGTCGCCGCGAGCCTCACGGTCGGCCTCTGCCTCGCCGTGGCGCTGCGCCGCAAGGCCCCCGTGAAGATGCTGCTGCTGACCCTCGCTATCGGCGTCGGCCAAGTGATCTTCAACATCCTGCCCCTCTTCGCCAACCTCGCGATGTTCGTGATCGCCTACACCGTCGCCTCCAGCCCGGCCGTCCCCCGCTGGGCCTCCCGCAGCGCCCTCGCCGGTGCCCTCGTCGGCCCCACTCTCGCCTTGTGGCGCATGTGGACGCTCACGATGGGGCGCGACCTGCTGATGGGCGCCGCGCTGGTCACCCTGCCGCTCGTCCTCGCCTGGGTGCTCGGCGACTCCGTGCGCACCCGCCGCGCATACTGGGCACAGCTGGAGGAGAAGGCCGACCGGCTGGAGAAGGAGCGCGAGGCACAGTCCCGGATCGCGGTCGCGGCCGAGCGCGCCCGGATCGCCCGCGAGCTGCACGACGTCGTCGCACACAACGTCTCGGTGATGGTCGTGCAGGCGGACGGCGCCGCGTATGTCCTCGACGCCGCGCCCGACCAGGCCCGCCAGGCGCTGCAGACGATCTCCGGCACGGGCCGGCAGGCGCTGGCCGAGATGCGACGGCTGCTGGGCGTGCTGCGCACCGGCGAACAGCCCGAGGGCGGTGAGTACGTCCCCCAGCCGGGCGTCGAGCAGCTCGCCGACCTCGTCGACCAGGTGCGGGGCGCGGGACTGCCGGTCGACTTCCGGGTGGAGGGCGAGCCGCGGCCGCTGCCCAGCAGCGTCGAGCTGACCGCGTACCGCATCGTGCAGGAAGCGCTCACCAACACCCGTAAGCACGGCGGCCCGGACGTCGGGGCGACCGTCCGGCTCTCCTACAAGGACGACGAACTCGATGTGCTGGTCGAGGACGACGGGCGGGGCGCGGAGCACGAGCGCTACGAGGCGGGCGGGGCGGACGGCCTCGGACACGGCCTCATCGGGATGCGCGAACGGGTCGGCATGGTCGGCGGCAGCCTGGACGCGGGGCCGCGGCAGGGCGGCGGCTTCCGGATCGGTGCGGTGCTGCCGCTCAAACCGGAACGGTGA
- a CDS encoding SAM-dependent methyltransferase encodes MSEWCGWREATERALYGPDGFYTRSGGPGPAGHFRTSVHVSPRYADAVATLLRRVDTALGHPDELAVVDVGAGRGELLTGVLAALPDEVGARVRPYAVERAARPEGLDPRIEWRDGLPAPGSLTGLLFANEWLDNVPVDVVETDADGVPRRVLVRADGTERLGEPVDGADAEWLRRWWTPPLGPYEPAPGATAAPGGTASGPTLATPDHVPAPAPGLRAEIGRPRDAAWARAVRTLRAGLAVAADYAHDRADRPLFGTLTGFREGREVRPVPDGSCDITAHVALDACAGPSAELLSQRAALHALGVSGRRPPLALASTDPAAYVRALSSAGAAAELTDPAGLGGFGWLLQPVGEACRGLLTP; translated from the coding sequence ATGAGCGAGTGGTGCGGCTGGCGGGAAGCGACGGAGCGGGCGCTGTACGGGCCGGACGGCTTCTACACGCGTTCCGGCGGGCCGGGCCCCGCCGGCCACTTCCGTACCTCCGTGCACGTCTCTCCCCGCTACGCGGATGCCGTCGCCACCCTCCTCCGCCGCGTCGACACGGCACTGGGCCACCCGGATGAGCTGGCCGTCGTCGATGTGGGCGCCGGGCGTGGTGAGCTGCTGACCGGTGTGCTGGCCGCGCTCCCCGACGAGGTGGGCGCGCGGGTCCGCCCGTACGCCGTCGAGCGCGCCGCACGGCCCGAGGGTCTGGATCCGCGCATCGAGTGGCGGGACGGGCTGCCCGCCCCCGGCTCGCTCACCGGGCTGCTGTTCGCCAACGAGTGGCTGGACAATGTGCCGGTCGATGTCGTCGAGACGGACGCGGACGGTGTGCCGCGCCGGGTTCTGGTCCGCGCCGACGGCACGGAACGCCTGGGCGAGCCGGTCGACGGCGCGGACGCGGAGTGGCTGCGCCGGTGGTGGACGCCGCCGCTGGGGCCGTACGAACCCGCCCCGGGCGCGACCGCCGCCCCGGGCGGCACCGCGTCCGGCCCCACCCTCGCCACCCCCGACCACGTCCCCGCCCCGGCCCCCGGCCTGCGCGCGGAGATCGGCCGGCCGCGCGACGCCGCCTGGGCGCGGGCCGTCCGCACGCTGCGCGCCGGGCTCGCCGTCGCCGCCGACTACGCGCACGACCGCGCCGACCGCCCGCTCTTCGGCACGCTCACCGGGTTCCGCGAGGGCCGCGAGGTGCGCCCCGTCCCGGACGGCAGCTGCGACATCACGGCACATGTCGCCCTGGACGCCTGCGCCGGTCCGTCGGCCGAGCTGCTGTCCCAGCGCGCGGCGCTGCACGCCCTCGGGGTCTCCGGCCGGCGCCCGCCGCTCGCCCTCGCCTCCACCGACCCGGCCGCCTACGTACGGGCCCTGAGCTCGGCGGGCGCGGCGGCGGAGCTGACCGACCCGGCGGGCCTCGGCGGCTTCGGCTGGCTCCTGCAGCCGGTGGGCGAGGCATGCCGGGGCCTGCTCACCCCCTGA
- a CDS encoding NADH-quinone oxidoreductase subunit D has protein sequence MHETTVGIGGAAESTDMVLNIGPQHPSTHGVLRLRLVLNGERVQRAEPVIGYMHRGAEKLFEARDYRQIIMLANRHDWLSAFSNELGVVLGVERMLGMEVPERAVWTRTLLAELNRVLNHLMFLGSYPLELGGITPVFHAFREREELQNIMEEISGGRMHYMFNRVGGLKEDLPAGWLGRARRTVADVRSRMDVFDNLVLGNEIFRGRTRGVGVLAPETVRAYGVSGPIARASGVDFDLRRDEPYLAYADLASTLKVVTREEGDCLARFECLLEQSHNSLDLADACLDRIEELPPGPINQRLPKVLKAPEGATYTWTENPLGINGYYLVSKGEKTPYRLKLRSASYNNIQALTELLPGTLVADMVAILGSLFFVVGDIDK, from the coding sequence GTGCACGAGACGACTGTCGGCATCGGCGGGGCGGCCGAGAGCACCGACATGGTGCTCAACATCGGCCCGCAGCACCCCTCCACGCACGGCGTGCTGCGGCTGCGCCTCGTCCTGAACGGCGAGCGTGTCCAGCGCGCCGAGCCGGTGATCGGCTATATGCACCGCGGCGCCGAGAAGCTCTTCGAGGCGCGCGACTACCGCCAGATCATCATGCTCGCCAACCGTCACGACTGGCTGTCGGCCTTCTCCAACGAGCTGGGCGTGGTGCTGGGCGTCGAGCGGATGCTGGGCATGGAGGTCCCCGAGCGCGCCGTGTGGACCCGTACGCTCCTCGCCGAGCTGAACCGCGTCCTCAACCACCTGATGTTCCTCGGCTCGTACCCGCTGGAGCTGGGCGGCATCACCCCCGTCTTCCACGCCTTCCGCGAGCGCGAAGAGCTGCAGAACATCATGGAGGAGATCTCCGGCGGCCGGATGCACTACATGTTCAACCGCGTCGGCGGCCTCAAGGAGGACCTGCCGGCCGGCTGGCTCGGCCGCGCCCGGCGGACCGTCGCCGATGTCCGCTCCCGGATGGACGTCTTCGACAACCTGGTCCTGGGCAACGAGATCTTCCGCGGCCGTACCCGGGGCGTGGGTGTCCTGGCACCCGAGACGGTGCGTGCGTACGGCGTCTCCGGGCCGATAGCCCGCGCGTCCGGGGTCGACTTCGATCTGCGGCGCGACGAGCCGTATCTCGCCTACGCCGATCTGGCGTCCACGCTCAAGGTCGTCACCCGTGAGGAGGGCGACTGCCTGGCCCGCTTCGAGTGTCTGCTGGAGCAGAGCCACAACTCCCTCGACCTCGCGGACGCCTGCCTGGACCGCATCGAGGAGCTGCCGCCGGGGCCGATCAACCAGCGGCTCCCCAAGGTGCTGAAGGCCCCGGAGGGCGCGACCTACACCTGGACCGAGAACCCGCTCGGGATCAACGGCTACTACCTCGTCTCCAAGGGCGAGAAGACCCCGTACCGCCTCAAGCTGCGCTCCGCGTCGTACAACAACATCCAGGCGCTGACGGAGCTGCTGCCGGGCACGCTGGTCGCCGACATGGTCGCTATTCTCGGCTCGCTGTTCTTCGTGGTCGGGGATATCGACAAGTGA
- a CDS encoding coiled-coil domain-containing protein — protein sequence MPRGRHRHSPPLHRLLPPATVAGASIVCAAGAWFVGDDLVQRVLAAGAAAAAITGAVLLRSWDRKAGKQVAELTRARVRDEWRTEERIAELETDVEESREIRTALDAKLRARRAELARLRGEHADLLRRYATAETERASALEGRRLLAIEAAVPAKELPAAAHGLPADRIPAQRQSAPASAAYAQADQALRQLARNAARQRDAVRNATQSAQGSQGGQDGEKGRGKSEAAAGQGDGGARHARTDTGAAPALRPVPAAAVVPPSATRPAAARAVGGFDFFGTSTAAGPRQLTAPLADDLADVVGDEALAEQAARRQEPGEPGTSGAQAGTDAGADAAAGETPEHTGDAGGAGDTGEEAGADGAGEVIDLTAHDETEQLDVAGLRTAIS from the coding sequence ATGCCACGAGGACGCCACCGCCATTCACCACCCCTCCACCGGCTGCTTCCTCCCGCCACGGTCGCCGGTGCGTCGATTGTTTGTGCCGCCGGCGCGTGGTTCGTCGGCGACGACCTGGTCCAGCGGGTGCTCGCCGCGGGCGCCGCTGCCGCCGCGATCACGGGCGCCGTTCTTCTGCGGAGCTGGGACCGCAAGGCCGGCAAACAGGTCGCCGAACTCACCCGCGCCCGGGTGCGCGACGAATGGCGCACCGAGGAGCGGATAGCCGAGCTCGAAACGGATGTCGAGGAGTCCCGCGAGATCCGTACCGCGCTGGACGCCAAACTGCGTGCCAGGCGCGCCGAATTGGCCCGGCTGCGCGGTGAGCACGCCGATCTGCTGCGCCGTTACGCCACCGCCGAGACCGAGCGGGCCAGCGCCCTGGAGGGCCGCCGCCTGCTCGCGATCGAAGCCGCGGTCCCGGCCAAGGAACTGCCGGCCGCCGCGCACGGCCTTCCCGCGGACCGGATTCCCGCGCAGCGCCAGTCGGCCCCGGCGTCCGCCGCGTACGCGCAGGCGGACCAGGCGCTGCGGCAGCTGGCCCGTAACGCCGCCCGGCAGCGCGATGCGGTCCGCAACGCCACCCAGAGCGCCCAGGGCAGCCAGGGCGGCCAGGACGGTGAGAAGGGCCGGGGGAAGTCCGAGGCGGCCGCCGGGCAGGGCGACGGCGGTGCACGCCACGCCCGTACGGACACCGGCGCCGCGCCCGCGCTCCGCCCGGTCCCGGCCGCCGCCGTCGTACCGCCGTCCGCAACCCGCCCCGCCGCGGCCCGCGCAGTGGGCGGCTTCGACTTCTTCGGCACCTCGACCGCCGCAGGGCCCCGGCAGCTGACCGCGCCGCTGGCCGACGACCTGGCGGACGTGGTGGGCGACGAGGCGCTCGCCGAACAGGCGGCGCGCCGACAGGAGCCCGGTGAGCCCGGTACGTCCGGTGCGCAGGCAGGTACGGACGCCGGAGCGGACGCGGCTGCGGGGGAGACACCGGAGCACACCGGGGACGCCGGGGGTGCCGGGGACACCGGGGAAGAGGCGGGGGCCGACGGCGCCGGTGAGGTCATCGATCTGACCGCGCACGACGAGACCGAGCAGCTCGACGTCGCCGGCCTGCGCACGGCCATCTCCTGA
- a CDS encoding ABC transporter substrate-binding protein encodes MSSKSRAARTALVAGTVIALAAGLAACGQSLEDKGGSNGKGGKGEIVIGAAGFTESKVLAEIYSKILDDAGYQARVQTLANRELYEPALEKGQIDVVPEYASTLAEFLNAKQNGPKAKPVASSDVDKTVAALKKLAGPRGLKVLAAGAAADQNAFAVTKEFAAKHKLKTLSDLGRSKQKIKLASGEECETRPFCKPGLEKTYGIDITGLDPKGVGTPQAKQAVKDGADQMVLTTTTDATLDNFGLVLLEDDKKLQNADNVLPVVNAESAGDKEIETALGKLTRVLTTEDLINLNRKVDAERLKPADVAQAYLESKGLLKK; translated from the coding sequence ATGAGCAGCAAGTCGCGCGCGGCACGCACCGCGCTCGTCGCGGGCACCGTGATCGCGTTGGCGGCCGGGCTGGCCGCGTGCGGCCAGAGCCTGGAGGACAAGGGCGGCAGCAACGGCAAGGGCGGGAAGGGCGAGATCGTCATCGGCGCGGCCGGTTTCACCGAGTCCAAGGTGCTCGCCGAGATCTATTCCAAGATCCTTGACGACGCCGGTTACCAAGCCCGGGTACAGACCCTGGCCAATCGCGAACTGTATGAACCGGCCCTGGAGAAGGGCCAGATCGATGTCGTTCCGGAATATGCCTCCACGCTCGCCGAATTCCTCAACGCGAAGCAGAACGGTCCGAAGGCGAAGCCCGTCGCCTCCAGTGACGTCGACAAGACGGTGGCGGCGCTGAAGAAGCTCGCCGGGCCGCGCGGTCTCAAGGTCCTGGCGGCCGGTGCGGCCGCCGACCAGAACGCCTTCGCGGTGACCAAGGAATTCGCCGCGAAGCACAAGCTGAAGACACTCTCCGACCTGGGCAGGTCGAAGCAGAAGATCAAACTCGCGTCGGGTGAGGAGTGCGAGACCCGGCCGTTCTGCAAACCGGGTCTGGAGAAGACCTACGGTATCGACATCACCGGCCTCGACCCCAAGGGCGTCGGGACACCGCAGGCCAAGCAGGCCGTCAAGGACGGCGCCGACCAGATGGTGCTCACCACGACCACCGACGCCACGCTCGACAACTTCGGCCTGGTGCTTCTGGAGGACGACAAGAAGCTGCAGAACGCCGACAACGTGCTGCCGGTGGTGAATGCCGAGAGCGCCGGCGACAAGGAGATCGAGACGGCTCTCGGCAAGCTCACAAGGGTGTTGACGACCGAAGACTTGATCAACTTGAACCGTAAGGTCGATGCCGAGCGCCTCAAGCCCGCCGATGTCGCACAGGCGTATTTGGAGTCCAAGGGGCTGCTGAAGAAGTAA
- a CDS encoding ABC transporter permease → MGAIAGAWQWLTTVANWAGEKGVWHRLGEHVYLSALCLALACLIALPVALWLGHIGKGGALAVNLSNVGRAVPTFAVLVLLTLTPLGTRGDWPTIIALVLFAVPPLLTNAYLGMREADRDVVEAARGMGMSGPQLLLRVEIPLAYPLIMTGLRSATVQVVATATLAALAGGGGLGRIITAGFGNYDTAQVVAGALLVAVLALLVEGVLVLADRLFDPMRGRRRGRRATKGTGPGPGADGPGGSVGDDEVVALGKPA, encoded by the coding sequence ATGGGTGCGATCGCGGGGGCGTGGCAGTGGCTGACGACGGTGGCCAATTGGGCCGGGGAGAAGGGGGTCTGGCACCGGCTCGGTGAGCATGTGTATCTCAGTGCCCTGTGTCTGGCCCTCGCCTGCCTGATAGCCCTGCCGGTGGCGCTCTGGCTCGGGCACATCGGCAAGGGCGGAGCGCTGGCGGTCAACCTCTCCAATGTGGGGCGCGCGGTGCCGACCTTCGCGGTCCTGGTGCTGCTGACGCTCACTCCGCTGGGGACGCGAGGGGACTGGCCGACGATCATCGCGCTGGTGCTGTTCGCGGTGCCGCCGCTGCTGACCAACGCGTATCTGGGGATGCGGGAGGCGGACCGTGATGTGGTCGAGGCGGCGCGCGGGATGGGGATGTCGGGGCCTCAACTCCTGCTGCGGGTCGAGATACCCCTCGCGTATCCGCTGATCATGACGGGCCTGCGGTCGGCCACGGTGCAGGTGGTGGCGACGGCGACGCTCGCCGCGCTGGCCGGCGGCGGGGGACTGGGCCGGATCATCACGGCGGGCTTCGGCAACTACGACACCGCTCAGGTGGTCGCGGGCGCGCTGCTGGTGGCCGTCCTGGCACTGCTGGTTGAGGGCGTCCTCGTCCTGGCGGACCGGCTCTTCGACCCGATGCGGGGGCGGCGGCGCGGGCGGCGTGCGACAAAGGGGACGGGACCGGGACCGGGCGCGGACGGGCCGGGCGGCTCAGTCGGCGATGACGAGGTGGTCGCGTTGGGAAAACCCGCCTGA